A portion of the Carya illinoinensis cultivar Pawnee chromosome 11, C.illinoinensisPawnee_v1, whole genome shotgun sequence genome contains these proteins:
- the LOC122281790 gene encoding exocyst complex component EXO70E2-like, with protein MGDFRSILPLCEGEQHVIAATQHLVKALGASKNLDDDLRKILSQLDSHLSAMTILSPESRGTGFREVEQQFKWAEEKIRGWESNQSLMWDSDPLEASEYLKAVVEIQTLVEGLPRLSMSGTRKQKELLNRAESILQTAMSRLEEELVHILVKHKQYFELGNMSFQYCGKDVVYDESFVSVEDMRIEEASQRNNSGNESVDCVPDLVHPQVIPHLKSIATVMFASSYDQEFCQAFISVRRDALEEYLVILKVEKFSIEDVLKMDWNCLNFEIQKWIRALNVIIRYLASEKRLCGQVFEDLGFLNPFCFVEISKVSLLHLLNFGDAIAMGTPEPQKLFRLLDMYEVVADNLLYIDTLFSEEAGTCVRIEFHQLLRRLADSARATLFTFGNAIAANASTSPVPRGEIHPLTRYVMNYIKTLPIYCSILNVLLKDQNAAASNPVAELENGLEVSSMAYCPMACHLRSITCILEAKLDSKSKLYKDCALQHIFLMNNYHYMVEKAKSPELKLFFGDEWIREHIVKFKQHATSYERATWSSALSLLRVGSAGSSSTSKTILKDKCRGFIIAFEEVYKSQTGWSIPDPKLREDLQISTSQKVVLAYRNFTGRNSADIGEKYIKYTTDDLEKYILDLFEGSPKSLQRSRSRRN; from the coding sequence ATGGGGGACTTTAGATCTATACTCCCTCTTTGTGAAGGAGAGCAGCATGTGATTGCTGCAACTCAGCACTTGGTCAAGGCATTAGGGGCAAGTAAAAACCTTGATGATGATCTGAGAAAAATCCTCTCACAGCTTGACAGCCACTTGTCTGCCATGACTATTCTCTCTCCTGAAAGCAGGGGTACAGGATTTAGAGAGGTTGAGCAGCAGTTCAAATGGGCTGAGGAGAAGATCAGGGGTTGGGAGTCGAATCAATCACTAATGTGGGACTCTGACCCTCTGGAAGCGTCCGAGTATTTGAAAGCCGTTGTTGAAATTCAGACACTGGTCGAAGGTTTACCAAGGTTGTCCATGAGCGGCACTAGGAAGCAGAAGGAACTTCTTAACCGAGCTGAAAGCATTCTGCAGACTGCAATGTCAAGGCTCGAGGAAGAGCTAGTTCACATTCTTGTTAAGCACAAGCAATACTTTGAGCTTGGAAACATGTCTTTTCAATATTGCGGAAAGGATGTTGTTTATGACGAATCCTTCGTTTCAGTCGAGGACATGAGAATTGAAGAAGCATCCCAGAGAAATAATAGTGGCAACGAATCTGTGGACTGTGTTCCAGATTTGGTCCATCCACAAGTAATTCCGCATCTCAAGTCAATTGCAACTGTCATGTTTGCTTCAAGTTATGATCAGGAGTTCTGCCAGGCTTTCATTAGTGTGCGCAGAGATGCATTAGAGGAGTACTTGGTCATTCTCAAAGTGGAAAAGTTTAGCATCGAGGATGTGCTAAAAATGGATTGGAATTGCTTGAACTTTGAAATCCAAAAGTGGATTCGTGCTTTGAATGTCATCATCCGCTATCTTGCAAGTGAGAAACGGCTCTGTGGCCAAGTTTTTGAGGACCTGGGATTTCTTAATCCATTTTGCTTTGTGGAGATATCAAAGGTTTCATTGTTGCACCTTTTGAATTTTGGGGATGCCATTGCTATGGGTACACCTGAACCACAAAAGTTGTTTCGCTTGCTTGACATGTACGAGGTTGTGGCAGATAATCTTCTGTATATTGACACTTTATTCTCTGAAGAGGCTGGTACTTGTGTTAGGATCGAGTTCCACCAGCTGCTAAGGAGATTGGCTGATTCTGCAAGGGCAACCCTTTTCACATTTGGAAATGCCATTGCGGCTAATGCATCAACAAGCCCTGTTCCTCGAGGTGAAATACACCCCCTAACTAGGTATGTCATGAATTACATCAAGACCCTTCCCATTTACTGCAGTATCCTTAATGTGCTTCTCAAGGACCAAAATGCAGCTGCTTCAAATCCAGTTGCTGAGCTGGAGAATGGGCTGGAAGTTTCTTCTATGGCATATTGTCCAATGGCTTGCCACCTTCGGTCCATCACATGTATTCTGGAAGCCAAACTTGATAGCAAATCCAAGTTATACAAAGATTGTGCTCTgcaacatattttcttaatgaaCAACTATCATTACATGGTCGAAAAGGCTAAGAGCCCTGAACTCAAACTTTTCTTTGGTGACGAATGGATCCGAGAGCATATTGTTAAATTCAAGCAGCATGCAACAAGCTATGAAAGAGCCACTTGGAGTTCAGCTCTTTCTTTGCTTAGGGTTGGTAGCGCAGGGTCAAGTTCTACTTCAAAGACAATTCTCAAAGATAAGTGCAGAGGTTTCATTATTGCCTTTGAGGAGGTATACAAGAGCCAGACAGGGTGGTCTATCCCAGATCCTAAACTCCGGGAAGACTTGCAAATTTCAACTTCACAGAAAGTAGTCCTTGCATATAGGAATTTCACTGGGAGAAACTCTGCTGATATTGGTGAGAAGTACATCAAGTACACCACTGATGATCTGGAGAAATATATCTTGGATCTCTTTGAAGGGTCACCAAAATCATTGCAGAGATCACGCAGCCGCAGGAACTGA